The genomic region CGTGCGACCCGCGCTCTTCGCGGCCGCCGTGCTCTATCTGAACCTGCTGCTCGGCACATTCCTAAGGTCCATCCTAGCCGGCGGTTTCGAGTACTCACTCCTCTATGCCCCGCTGCTCGGGCTCGCGGTCTCCGCGGTGCTCGGGCCGCTGCTCGTGGCCGCCTTCGCTGCGCTGGTCCTGTTCGTACTCGACGGCACCCCTTCGGCCCGCCGCATGGGCCCGTTGTTTCGCGCCCTGTGCTACTCGACGGGCCCAGGTGTTATCCTCTGGGTACCGTACGGTCCGGTGCTCGCCGTCCCATACGGCGCATACGTCGCGACCCTCGCCGTGCGGGAGACACTCGGAGTCGGATGGAGGCGGGCCGCACCGGCGACGCTCATCCCCCTGATCGCCCTGATGGTCCTGCTGGCGCTGCTCGGCGCGCCCCTGGTCTCCTACCCGCTCCCCGGAAGCCCTCTCTGAGAGGACGCCTCGAGCGCGAGCGCCGCGAGCAGAGCGGAGCCCACGGGCATCACGCTCTCGTCGAAGGAGAAGGTTGGGGTGTGGAGCCCGGAGACGTCTCCGACCCCGAGCCAGATGTACGCCCCGGGGACGGCCTCGAGCATGAACGCGAAGTCCTCGGCCCCCATCGAGGGCCGCGCGGCCTCCACCGCCCGTCCCTCGCCGAGCACCTTCCCGGCGACGTCGAGGGCCAGCCGGGCGGCCTCGGGGTCGTTGCGCGTCACCGGGTAGGAGAACTCGTAGTCGAGCCGCGCATCCCCCCTCATACCGCGGGCAACACCGCGGGCGAGCTCCTCTATACGCTGCGGCATGACCCGGCGCAGCTCCTCGTCGAGCGTGCGCACCGTCCCGCTCACACGCGCGGTCTCGGGGATGATGTTGAAGGCGGTACCGGCTTCCAGCTGCCCCACGGTCACCACCGCGGGTTCCGTCGGGTCGACCTCGCGCGCGACGAGACTCTGCAACAGGGTGACGATCTGCGAGGCGATGAGGACGGCGTCGGTCCCGAGATGCGGCATCGCGCCGTGGGCGCCCTTCCCCTCCACGAAAAGCTCGAAGGCGTCGGCGGCGGCCATTATCGGACCAGGCCTGGTCGAGGCACACCCGAGTGGTAACCCGGGCCACAGGTGCAGCGCGAACGCCGCTGAGACGCCCTCGAGCACCCCCTCCTCCACCATGACCCTGCCCCCACCGCCACCTTCCTCGGCCGGCTGGAAGACGAACCTGACGTCCCCCTCGAGGTGCCGGCGCAACCCGTCCTCGCACAGGGCCCGCGCTG from Rubrobacter calidifluminis harbors:
- a CDS encoding YIP1 family protein is translated as MSPGYGAPYPSSPEGFWYALREVWLAPRRFFRRLDPGGGIVRPALFAAAVLYLNLLLGTFLRSILAGGFEYSLLYAPLLGLAVSAVLGPLLVAAFAALVLFVLDGTPSARRMGPLFRALCYSTGPGVILWVPYGPVLAVPYGAYVATLAVRETLGVGWRRAAPATLIPLIALMVLLALLGAPLVSYPLPGSPL
- a CDS encoding M20 metallopeptidase family protein produces the protein MDATRGFGGLAEKIAGRFGEEITALRRDIHREPELGFETERTAQKVLSALEGLPLRVESGVAENGVVATLEGNGGGPVVVLRADMDALPIREETGFPFASEFDGKMHACGHDAHTAMLFGAARALCEDGLRRHLEGDVRFVFQPAEEGGGGGRVMVEEGVLEGVSAAFALHLWPGLPLGCASTRPGPIMAAADAFELFVEGKGAHGAMPHLGTDAVLIASQIVTLLQSLVAREVDPTEPAVVTVGQLEAGTAFNIIPETARVSGTVRTLDEELRRVMPQRIEELARGVARGMRGDARLDYEFSYPVTRNDPEAARLALDVAGKVLGEGRAVEAARPSMGAEDFAFMLEAVPGAYIWLGVGDVSGLHTPTFSFDESVMPVGSALLAALALEASSQRGLPGSG